A single window of Desulfocurvibacter africanus subsp. africanus DSM 2603 DNA harbors:
- a CDS encoding IscA/HesB family protein — translation MISLTKTAKEQIDNYFKDKEVSPIRIYLAGGUGGPRLALALDEPTNADEVVENNGYKFVMEKELYTKASPVTVDMSPMGFVVKSEMELGGGGSCSSCSSCG, via the coding sequence ATGATTTCGCTTACCAAGACTGCCAAAGAGCAGATCGACAACTATTTCAAGGATAAGGAAGTCTCCCCCATCCGTATCTATCTCGCTGGTGGCTGAGGCGGCCCGCGTCTTGCCTTGGCTCTGGATGAGCCAACCAATGCCGACGAGGTGGTGGAGAACAACGGCTACAAGTTCGTCATGGAGAAGGAGCTTTACACGAAGGCGTCTCCCGTGACCGTGGACATGTCGCCCATGGGTTTTGTGGTCAAATCCGAGATGGAGCTTGGTGGCGGCGGAAGCTGCAGCAGTTGCTCCTCTTGCGGTTAG
- a CDS encoding 4Fe-4S ferredoxin — translation MTQHPFLFLSPSGSTRVAAWAAAEELGRLGAQCRITDISPVLRREAPLPNPLPGECLWVGSPVYCDHALPQVMDCIPELSPSDGRSAVPFVTWGGICSGTALLEMGATLERQGYAIMGAAKIMAEHASLWRYPNPLGRGRPNQSDLEQMRLLARAVRQRLVDREAGKLAGRITSTTLDYQTERNKNKAAAASLEAAKRRASPLLADGARCSGCGLWTSVR, via the coding sequence ATGACGCAACATCCTTTCCTCTTTCTTTCGCCCTCCGGCTCAACCCGCGTAGCGGCATGGGCGGCTGCGGAGGAACTTGGCCGCCTGGGCGCGCAATGCCGCATCACGGATATCTCGCCCGTACTGCGCCGGGAAGCTCCCTTGCCTAATCCACTTCCTGGCGAATGCCTGTGGGTCGGCTCGCCCGTGTACTGCGACCACGCCTTGCCGCAGGTCATGGATTGCATTCCCGAATTGTCTCCATCTGACGGCCGCAGCGCCGTGCCTTTTGTGACCTGGGGCGGCATCTGCAGCGGCACGGCGCTGCTGGAGATGGGCGCGACCCTGGAGCGGCAAGGCTATGCCATAATGGGGGCGGCCAAAATCATGGCAGAGCACGCCAGCCTTTGGCGTTATCCCAATCCATTGGGCAGGGGCAGGCCAAATCAGAGCGACCTGGAGCAGATGCGCTTGCTGGCCAGAGCCGTGCGCCAACGCCTTGTGGATAGAGAGGCTGGTAAGCTCGCGGGGCGCATTACCTCCACAACGCTAGACTACCAGACCGAGCGCAACAAGAACAAGGCCGCGGCCGCATCACTGGAAGCGGCCAAGCGCCGTGCGTCGCCCCTGCTGGCGGATGGGGCACGCTGCAGCGGTTGCGGACTGTGGACATCTGTCCGGTAG
- a CDS encoding DUF1328 domain-containing protein, with protein MLKWALIFFILSIVFGFFGFTGAARFSKGVAKFLVVLFVIMLLLAILFIVLAAMAVY; from the coding sequence ATGCTCAAATGGGCGCTTATCTTCTTCATCTTGTCCATCGTCTTCGGATTCTTCGGCTTCACCGGCGCGGCCAGATTCAGCAAGGGCGTGGCCAAGTTCTTGGTTGTCCTGTTCGTCATCATGCTTTTGCTGGCCATTCTCTTCATCGTCTTGGCCGCCATGGCTGTTTATTAG
- a CDS encoding cofactor-independent phosphoglycerate mutase, with protein sequence MKYLFLIADGMGDWPLDELNARTPLQAAVTPHMDALAKQGIVGTCRTVPAGMPPGSDVANMALLGFNPANHHTGRGPIEAAAQGLELADNDLVWRCNLVTVSELSVNGFMRDYSAGHITTEKAMPLLRGLQMRFGSPRFTFHPGVQYRHLLVQKGAAGSDEAGIHVQPPHDITDKSIAASMESYKANPPLNELVMRASHWLAEDADNNTKANAIWPWGQGRPLRLPSFEKAHGLKGAVISAVDLIKGLGRAADMEVLDVPGVTGLLDTNYAGKVRAALDFLSHGDFVFVHLEGPDECGHGGDIDCKVEAINRFDRLIVGPLREALVGEPAAFLVTCDHLTPIALKTHHADPVPFLLNWPGCSEPSGVGEFNELSAAQGVRVSKGHELLPWVLAKTGRGA encoded by the coding sequence ATGAAATATCTGTTCCTGATCGCTGACGGCATGGGTGACTGGCCCTTGGACGAACTCAATGCGCGCACGCCCCTGCAGGCAGCCGTCACCCCGCACATGGACGCCCTGGCCAAGCAGGGAATCGTCGGCACTTGCCGCACGGTGCCGGCGGGCATGCCTCCCGGCTCGGACGTGGCCAACATGGCTCTGCTGGGCTTCAACCCCGCCAACCATCACACGGGCCGGGGCCCCATCGAGGCCGCGGCCCAAGGCTTGGAGTTGGCCGACAACGACCTGGTCTGGCGTTGCAATCTCGTCACGGTCAGCGAATTGTCGGTAAACGGCTTCATGCGCGACTACTCAGCGGGCCACATCACCACCGAAAAGGCCATGCCGCTCCTCCGTGGCCTGCAGATGCGCTTCGGCAGCCCGCGCTTCACGTTCCATCCCGGCGTGCAGTACCGCCATCTGCTGGTGCAGAAAGGCGCGGCGGGCAGCGACGAAGCCGGAATCCACGTGCAGCCCCCCCACGACATAACCGACAAATCCATCGCCGCCTCCATGGAATCGTACAAGGCCAATCCTCCACTCAATGAGCTGGTCATGCGCGCCTCGCACTGGCTGGCCGAAGATGCGGACAACAATACCAAAGCCAACGCCATCTGGCCCTGGGGACAGGGCCGTCCCCTGCGCCTGCCCTCGTTCGAGAAGGCCCACGGCCTGAAAGGCGCGGTCATCTCGGCCGTGGATTTGATCAAAGGCCTTGGCCGGGCCGCTGACATGGAGGTGCTGGACGTGCCCGGCGTAACTGGCCTTCTAGATACGAACTACGCGGGCAAGGTTCGCGCGGCCCTCGATTTCCTCAGCCACGGCGATTTCGTGTTCGTGCATCTGGAAGGACCTGACGAATGCGGCCATGGAGGCGACATCGACTGCAAGGTGGAAGCCATCAACCGTTTCGACCGGCTGATAGTCGGCCCCTTGCGTGAGGCACTCGTCGGCGAGCCCGCTGCCTTCCTGGTGACCTGCGACCACCTGACGCCCATCGCCCTCAAGACCCATCATGCCGACCCGGTTCCCTTCCTGCTCAACTGGCCCGGCTGTTCCGAGCCATCAGGTGTGGGAGAGTTCAACGAGCTTTCTGCCGCGCAAGGCGTGCGTGTCTCAAAGGGACACGAACTGCTGCCTTGGGTCCTTGCGAAGACTGGTCGAGGAGCGTAG